The Streptomyces luteogriseus genome includes a window with the following:
- a CDS encoding SDR family oxidoreductase: MTAHPLFDIGGRTALVTGSSRGIGLALARGLAEAGCTVVLNGRDKDRLAEAAAGLPGDRVHTAAFDVTDGSSVASGVAGVEERVGPLDILVNNAGMQLRAPLLEFGESDWHRILDTNLTSAFLVGREAARRMTERGHGKIINICSLQSEVVRPGIAPYAATKGALKMLTKGMCADWGPYGVQVNGLGPGYIETELTRPLVEDEEFSAWVRRRTPAGRWGRTQDLVGGVLFLASPAADFVSGQVLYVDGGMTSVL, from the coding sequence ATGACGGCTCATCCCCTCTTCGACATCGGCGGCCGTACGGCGCTGGTCACCGGCTCCAGCCGGGGCATCGGACTCGCGCTCGCGCGTGGTCTGGCGGAGGCCGGCTGCACGGTCGTGCTGAACGGACGCGACAAGGACCGGCTCGCCGAGGCCGCCGCCGGGCTGCCCGGCGACCGGGTGCACACGGCCGCGTTCGACGTGACCGACGGATCATCGGTGGCCTCGGGGGTCGCCGGGGTCGAGGAGCGGGTGGGCCCGCTCGACATCCTCGTCAACAACGCGGGCATGCAGCTGCGTGCCCCGCTGCTGGAGTTCGGGGAGTCCGACTGGCACCGGATCCTGGACACCAACCTGACCAGTGCCTTCCTGGTCGGCCGGGAGGCGGCGCGCCGGATGACGGAGCGCGGCCACGGGAAGATCATCAACATCTGCTCGCTGCAGAGCGAGGTGGTGCGGCCCGGGATCGCGCCGTACGCCGCCACCAAGGGCGCGCTGAAGATGCTCACCAAGGGCATGTGCGCGGACTGGGGGCCGTACGGGGTGCAGGTCAACGGCCTGGGCCCGGGCTACATCGAGACCGAGCTGACCCGGCCGCTGGTGGAGGACGAGGAGTTCAGCGCCTGGGTGCGGCGGCGCACTCCGGCCGGACGCTGGGGCCGTACCCAGGACTTGGTGGGCGGGGTGCTGTTCCTCGCCTCCCCCGCGGCGGACTTCGTCAGCGGGCAGGTGCTGTATGTCGACGGCGGTATGACGAGCGTGCTGTGA
- a CDS encoding M20/M25/M40 family metallo-hydrolase: MSETDTARSVTGEDEVVDLCRELIQIDTSNYGDHSGPGERKAAEYVAEKLAEVGLEPQIFESHPGRASTVARIEGEDPSRPALLIHGHTDVVPANADDWTHHPFSGEVADGCVWGRGAVDMKDMDAMTLAVVRDRLRSGRKPPRDIVLAFLADEEAGGTYGAKHLVRNHPDLFEGVTEAISEVGGFSFTVSEQRRLYLIQTAEKGMHWMKLTVAGTAGHGSMIHRDNAITELSEAVARLGRHKFPVRVTKTTRAFLDELGDAFGTELDPEDMESTLAKLGGIAKLIGATLSNTANPTQLGAGYKVNVIPGEATAHVDGRFLPGHEEEFLADLDRILGPNVRREDVHADKAVETTFDGALVAAMQSALLAEDPTAKAVPYMLSGGTDAKSFDDLGIRGFGFVPLKLPPELDFAGMFHGVDERVPVEGLRFGVRVLDRFIDAS; this comes from the coding sequence GTGAGCGAGACGGACACGGCCAGGAGCGTCACCGGCGAGGACGAGGTCGTGGACCTCTGCCGCGAGCTGATCCAGATCGACACCAGCAACTACGGCGACCACTCGGGTCCGGGCGAGCGCAAGGCGGCCGAGTACGTCGCCGAGAAGCTCGCCGAGGTCGGGCTCGAACCGCAGATCTTCGAGTCCCACCCGGGCCGGGCCTCCACGGTGGCCCGGATCGAGGGCGAGGACCCCTCCCGGCCCGCGCTCCTCATCCACGGCCACACCGACGTCGTACCGGCCAACGCCGACGACTGGACCCATCACCCCTTCTCCGGCGAGGTCGCCGACGGCTGCGTGTGGGGCCGCGGTGCCGTCGACATGAAGGACATGGACGCGATGACCCTGGCGGTCGTCCGCGACCGGCTGCGCAGCGGGCGCAAGCCCCCGCGCGACATCGTCCTCGCGTTCCTCGCCGACGAGGAGGCCGGCGGCACGTACGGCGCCAAGCACCTCGTGCGCAACCACCCCGATCTGTTCGAGGGCGTCACCGAGGCGATCAGCGAGGTGGGCGGGTTCTCCTTCACCGTGAGCGAGCAGCGCCGGCTCTACCTGATCCAGACGGCCGAGAAGGGCATGCACTGGATGAAGCTCACCGTGGCCGGAACGGCCGGGCACGGGTCGATGATCCACCGGGACAACGCGATCACCGAGCTGTCGGAGGCTGTCGCGCGGCTCGGGCGGCACAAGTTCCCGGTGCGCGTCACCAAGACCACCCGCGCCTTCCTCGACGAGCTCGGTGACGCGTTCGGCACCGAACTCGACCCGGAGGACATGGAGTCGACCCTGGCGAAGCTCGGCGGCATCGCCAAGCTCATCGGCGCGACCCTGAGCAACACGGCCAACCCCACGCAGCTCGGTGCCGGTTACAAGGTCAACGTCATCCCCGGCGAGGCGACCGCCCACGTCGACGGGCGGTTCCTGCCCGGCCACGAGGAGGAGTTCCTCGCCGACCTCGACCGGATCCTCGGCCCGAACGTGCGGCGCGAGGACGTCCACGCCGACAAGGCCGTCGAGACCACCTTCGACGGGGCCCTCGTGGCGGCCATGCAGTCCGCGCTGCTGGCCGAGGACCCGACCGCCAAGGCGGTCCCCTACATGCTCTCCGGCGGCACGGACGCGAAGTCCTTCGACGACCTCGGCATCCGGGGCTTCGGCTTCGTGCCGCTGAAGCTGCCCCCGGAGCTGGACTTCGCCGGCATGTTCCACGGCGTCGACGAGCGGGTGCCGGTGGAGGGCCTGCGGTTCGGCGTGCGGGTGCTCGACCGCTTCATCGACGCGTCCTGA
- a CDS encoding GntP family permease gives MTRLSVEMLAADAPEPITSAGHAQLGIAVLAGIAVIVLLITKFKLHAFLSLTIGSLALGAIAGAPLDKVLLSFSAGLGSTVAGVGVLIALGAILGKMLADSGGADQIVDTILAKAGGRSMPWAMVLIASVIGLPLFFEVGIVLLIPVVLMVAKRGNYSLMRIGIPALAGLSVMHGLVPPHPGPLVAIDAVGADLGVTLALGVLVAIPTVIIAGPVFSKYAARWVDVPAPEKMVPQRASEELDKRPGFGATLFTVLLPVILMLAKALVDIVVDDPENPVQRVFDVIGAPMIALLASVLVGIFTLLRPAGFSKERISPLVEKSLMPIAGILLIVGAGGGFKQTLIDTGVGQMVLDISEDWAIPALLLAWLIAVVIRLATGSATVATVSAAGLVAPLAADMSTTHAALLVLAIGAGSLFFSHVNDAGFWMVKEYFGLSVGQNIKTWSVMETIISVVAGGLVLLLSLVI, from the coding sequence GTGACCAGACTCAGCGTCGAGATGCTGGCAGCGGACGCACCCGAGCCGATCACCTCGGCCGGCCACGCTCAGCTGGGCATCGCCGTCCTGGCGGGCATCGCCGTCATCGTCCTGCTCATCACGAAGTTCAAGCTGCACGCCTTCCTGTCGCTGACCATCGGGTCGCTGGCGCTCGGCGCGATCGCCGGGGCGCCCCTGGACAAGGTGCTGCTCAGCTTCAGCGCCGGCCTCGGCTCCACGGTCGCCGGCGTCGGTGTGCTGATCGCCCTCGGGGCGATCCTCGGCAAGATGCTCGCCGACTCCGGCGGCGCCGACCAGATCGTCGACACCATCCTCGCCAAGGCCGGCGGGCGTTCGATGCCGTGGGCGATGGTGCTGATCGCCTCCGTGATCGGGCTGCCGCTGTTCTTCGAGGTCGGCATCGTGCTGCTGATCCCGGTCGTGCTGATGGTCGCCAAGCGCGGCAACTACTCGCTGATGCGCATCGGCATCCCGGCGCTCGCGGGCCTGTCCGTGATGCACGGCCTGGTGCCGCCGCACCCCGGTCCGCTGGTCGCGATCGACGCGGTCGGGGCCGACCTCGGCGTGACGCTGGCGCTCGGCGTTCTCGTCGCCATCCCGACGGTGATCATCGCCGGGCCGGTGTTCTCCAAGTACGCGGCCCGCTGGGTCGACGTACCGGCCCCCGAGAAGATGGTCCCGCAGCGCGCCTCCGAGGAGCTCGACAAGCGCCCCGGCTTCGGGGCCACGCTCTTCACCGTGCTGCTCCCGGTGATCCTCATGCTCGCCAAGGCACTGGTCGACATCGTCGTGGACGACCCCGAGAACCCGGTGCAGCGTGTCTTCGACGTCATCGGCGCCCCGATGATCGCCCTGCTCGCCTCGGTGCTGGTCGGCATCTTCACGCTGCTGCGGCCCGCCGGGTTCTCCAAGGAGCGGATATCGCCGCTCGTCGAGAAGAGCCTCATGCCGATCGCGGGCATCCTGCTGATCGTCGGCGCGGGCGGCGGCTTCAAGCAGACGCTCATCGACACGGGCGTGGGGCAGATGGTCCTGGACATCTCCGAGGACTGGGCCATCCCCGCGCTGCTGCTGGCCTGGCTGATCGCGGTGGTGATCCGGCTCGCGACCGGTTCGGCGACGGTGGCCACGGTCTCGGCGGCCGGTCTGGTCGCCCCGCTCGCTGCGGACATGTCCACCACGCACGCCGCTCTGCTCGTCCTGGCCATCGGCGCCGGCTCGCTGTTCTTCAGCCACGTCAACGACGCCGGGTTCTGGATGGTGAAGGAGTACTTCGGGCTGAGCGTCGGTCAGAACATCAAGACCTGGTCCGTCATGGAGACGATCATCTCGGTGGTCGCCGGCGGTCTGGTCCTGCTGTTGTCCCTCGTGATCTAG
- a CDS encoding chaplin: MRQATRKGLMTVAAATGVIAAAGGSAHADSGAQGSASGSPGVLSGNSVQAPVYAPVNVCGNTVNVVGVLNPSVGNSCANKGGGSSSGGYGEHGGQGGHGGSHAGGHATDSPGVGSGNHVQAPVHVPVNVCGNSVDVIGVGNPSTGNDCSNGGGHHGTPPGGGHETPGRPGNPGQPGDPGNPGQPGNPGNPGQPGNPGNPGGPGTPGHPGNPGEPGHPGTPGTPPSTGGETPGGSSQGGNKPGGQFVTQPDGDAQLASTGSDLPLGLALPAGAGALLAGAILYRKARASA; the protein is encoded by the coding sequence ATGCGACAGGCTACCCGCAAGGGTCTGATGACCGTGGCGGCCGCGACCGGCGTGATCGCCGCCGCGGGCGGCTCCGCGCACGCCGACTCGGGCGCCCAGGGTTCGGCGTCGGGCTCGCCCGGCGTGCTGTCCGGCAACTCGGTGCAGGCGCCGGTGTACGCGCCGGTCAACGTGTGCGGGAACACGGTCAACGTCGTCGGTGTGCTCAACCCGTCGGTGGGCAACTCGTGCGCGAACAAGGGCGGTGGATCGTCGTCGGGGGGATACGGCGAACACGGCGGACAAGGCGGTCACGGCGGCTCCCATGCTGGTGGGCACGCCACCGACTCACCCGGCGTCGGATCGGGCAACCACGTCCAGGCGCCCGTCCACGTGCCGGTGAACGTCTGCGGCAACAGCGTCGACGTCATCGGCGTCGGCAACCCCAGCACCGGCAACGACTGCTCCAACGGCGGCGGCCACCACGGCACCCCGCCGGGCGGCGGCCACGAGACCCCGGGCCGGCCGGGAAACCCGGGTCAGCCGGGGGACCCCGGTAACCCGGGTCAGCCGGGGAACCCCGGTAACCCGGGCCAGCCGGGAAATCCCGGTAACCCGGGCGGTCCCGGCACCCCTGGTCACCCGGGCAACCCCGGTGAGCCCGGCCACCCCGGCACCCCGGGCACCCCGCCCTCCACCGGCGGCGAGACCCCGGGCGGCTCCTCGCAGGGCGGCAACAAGCCGGGCGGCCAGTTCGTCACGCAGCCCGACGGTGACGCCCAGCTCGCCAGCACCGGCAGCGATCTGCCGCTCGGCCTCGCCCTGCCGGCCGGCGCGGGCGCGCTGCTCGCGGGCGCGATCCTCTACCGCAAGGCGCGCGCCTCGGCCTGA
- a CDS encoding L-idonate 5-dehydrogenase, whose protein sequence is MLGCVIHGRGDLRVAELPVPRPGPGQALVAVRYGGVCGSDLHYWRHGGVGDFRLREPMVLGHEVVGTVVEYGTDASGPAPGSAVAVHPATPCGVCPECTAGRRNVCRDTRYLGSAARFPHVQGGFAAQVVVPAEQVRALPDGLELRRAALAEPLSVALHAVRRAGGVAGRHVLVTGAGPIGCLVVAAAKAAGAAHVTVSDLLPEALEYGRIAGAGTVVRADDPGDRGWPDEVDVAVEASGVAAGLDTCLRRVRRGGIVVQLGMLPAGHSPFAGNLVVSREIELRGAFRFDTEFDQALELLAVEPVFDGLISAVVPVAEAESAFALAGDRSRACKVLLDFASSS, encoded by the coding sequence ATGCTGGGGTGTGTGATCCACGGTCGGGGCGACCTGCGGGTGGCGGAGCTGCCGGTTCCGCGGCCCGGACCGGGGCAGGCGCTGGTCGCCGTGCGGTACGGCGGGGTGTGCGGGTCCGATCTGCACTACTGGCGGCACGGCGGGGTCGGCGACTTCCGGCTGAGGGAGCCCATGGTGCTCGGGCACGAGGTCGTGGGCACCGTCGTGGAGTACGGCACCGACGCGTCGGGACCGGCACCGGGCAGCGCGGTGGCCGTGCATCCGGCCACTCCGTGCGGGGTCTGCCCGGAGTGCACGGCGGGGCGGCGCAACGTCTGCCGGGACACGCGGTATCTCGGCAGCGCGGCGCGGTTTCCCCATGTGCAGGGAGGCTTCGCGGCCCAAGTGGTCGTGCCCGCGGAGCAGGTGCGGGCGCTGCCGGACGGGCTGGAGCTGCGGCGGGCCGCGCTGGCCGAGCCCCTGTCGGTCGCTCTGCACGCGGTGCGGCGGGCCGGTGGGGTGGCGGGGCGGCATGTGCTGGTGACGGGCGCCGGGCCCATCGGCTGTCTGGTGGTCGCGGCGGCGAAGGCGGCCGGGGCCGCGCACGTCACGGTCTCGGATCTCCTGCCCGAGGCGCTGGAGTACGGGCGGATCGCGGGGGCCGGGACGGTTGTACGGGCCGACGATCCCGGGGACCGCGGGTGGCCGGACGAGGTCGATGTGGCCGTCGAGGCGTCCGGGGTGGCCGCGGGGCTCGACACGTGCCTGCGGCGAGTGCGCAGGGGCGGGATCGTCGTGCAGCTGGGGATGTTGCCGGCGGGGCACAGTCCGTTCGCCGGGAATCTGGTGGTGAGCCGGGAGATCGAGCTGCGGGGGGCGTTTCGCTTCGACACCGAGTTCGACCAGGCGCTGGAGCTGCTGGCGGTGGAACCGGTGTTCGACGGGCTGATCAGTGCGGTGGTGCCTGTGGCGGAGGCTGAGTCGGCTTTTGCTCTGGCCGGTGATCGGAGTCGGGCCTGCAAGGTGCTGTTGGACTTCGCCTCTTCGTCGTGA
- a CDS encoding molybdopterin-dependent oxidoreductase, translating to MNDEHPEERGTPIGRRVFLGTLALGAVGVVAAPPLQRGLEGFLGGAADKDPTGLTGLLPNGGGFRYYSVASSVPRKNAGSYRLTVDGLVDRPTTYTLEDLRALPQTRMVRDVQCVTGWRVPDTPFEGVRLSRILDAARVRPTAKAVRFTCFDGTYTESLTLDQARRADVLVALRMQDKDLGHSHGGPVRLYVAPMYFYKSAKWLSGITVTDEVRPGYWEERGYDVDAWVGRSNGRDDDPTS from the coding sequence GTGAACGACGAGCACCCCGAAGAGCGGGGCACCCCGATCGGCCGTCGCGTCTTCCTCGGCACCCTCGCCCTGGGTGCCGTCGGCGTGGTCGCCGCACCCCCGCTGCAACGCGGCCTGGAGGGCTTCCTCGGCGGCGCGGCCGACAAGGACCCCACCGGCCTGACCGGCCTCCTCCCCAACGGCGGCGGCTTCCGCTACTACTCGGTCGCCTCGTCCGTCCCGCGCAAGAACGCCGGCAGCTACCGGCTCACCGTGGACGGCCTGGTCGACCGCCCCACGACCTACACCCTCGAAGACCTCAGGGCCCTGCCCCAGACCCGCATGGTCCGCGACGTCCAGTGCGTCACGGGCTGGCGCGTCCCCGACACGCCCTTCGAGGGTGTACGCCTGTCCCGGATCCTGGACGCGGCCCGGGTCCGCCCCACCGCCAAGGCCGTCCGCTTCACCTGCTTCGACGGCACGTACACCGAGAGCCTCACCCTCGACCAGGCCCGCCGCGCGGATGTCCTGGTCGCCCTGCGCATGCAGGACAAGGACCTCGGCCACTCCCACGGCGGCCCGGTCCGCCTCTACGTCGCGCCCATGTACTTCTACAAGTCCGCCAAGTGGCTCTCCGGCATCACCGTCACCGACGAGGTCCGGCCGGGCTACTGGGAGGAGCGCGGCTACGACGTCGACGCCTGGGTGGGCCGCTCGAACGGACGTGACGATGACCCTACGAGCTGA
- a CDS encoding DUF5703 family protein, which yields MPEYEFVDVYVPRGVSRKETARLLTDHAEYGHWELHRLTLLRDGSRKVRLRRRIIRQVRATW from the coding sequence ATGCCGGAATACGAATTTGTCGACGTGTACGTGCCACGTGGGGTGTCCCGCAAGGAGACGGCACGTCTGCTGACGGACCACGCGGAGTACGGACACTGGGAGTTGCACCGTCTGACCCTGCTGCGCGACGGCAGCCGCAAGGTGCGGTTGCGCCGGCGGATCATCCGCCAGGTGCGGGCCACGTGGTGA
- the chpH gene encoding chaplin ChpH — translation MIKKVVAAAAATGGLVLAGAGLAVADSGAQGAAVHSPGVLSGNVVQVPVHVPVNVCGNTVSVIGLLNPAFGNTCINK, via the coding sequence ATGATCAAGAAGGTCGTCGCTGCTGCGGCTGCCACCGGTGGGCTGGTTCTCGCGGGCGCGGGCCTGGCCGTCGCCGACTCGGGTGCTCAGGGTGCCGCCGTGCACTCCCCGGGCGTCCTGTCCGGCAACGTTGTCCAGGTGCCCGTTCACGTCCCGGTGAACGTCTGCGGCAACACGGTCTCCGTGATCGGGCTGCTGAACCCCGCCTTCGGCAACACCTGCATCAACAAGTGA
- a CDS encoding gluconokinase, producing MNTPHVVVVMGVAGTGKTTIGPLLAARLGVPYAEGDDFHPQANIAKMSAGTPLTDEDRLPWLDAIGAWAHGRAGLGGVVSCSALKRSYRDRLRAAAPGVVFVHLTGDRALIEDRMSHRQGHFMPTALLDSQFATLQPLAADEAGVGVDVAGGPEEITERAADALRNLPEPVQ from the coding sequence ATGAACACCCCCCATGTCGTCGTGGTCATGGGCGTAGCGGGCACCGGCAAGACCACCATCGGTCCCCTGCTCGCGGCCCGGCTCGGCGTTCCCTACGCCGAGGGCGACGACTTCCACCCGCAGGCCAACATCGCCAAGATGTCGGCCGGCACCCCGCTCACCGACGAGGACCGCCTGCCCTGGCTCGACGCCATCGGCGCGTGGGCGCACGGGCGGGCCGGGCTCGGCGGAGTGGTCAGCTGCTCGGCACTGAAGCGGTCGTACCGCGACCGGCTGCGGGCCGCCGCGCCGGGCGTGGTCTTCGTGCACCTCACGGGCGACCGCGCGCTGATCGAGGACCGGATGTCGCACCGGCAGGGGCACTTCATGCCCACGGCGCTGCTCGACTCCCAGTTCGCCACGCTCCAGCCGCTCGCGGCGGACGAGGCCGGGGTCGGGGTGGACGTCGCGGGCGGCCCGGAGGAGATCACCGAGCGGGCGGCGGACGCCCTGCGGAACCTCCCCGAGCCCGTCCAGTAG
- a CDS encoding YchJ family protein, whose translation MTSRSCPCGLPQAYEACCGRFHSGAAAAPTAEALMRSRYCAFVKGDVAYLLRTWHPRTRPGRLELDPGMRWTGLEVLGASDGSAFHATGTVEFRASYRGGSLHELSRFERVDGAWVYVDGDFPA comes from the coding sequence ATGACCAGCCGTTCCTGCCCGTGCGGACTCCCCCAGGCCTACGAAGCATGCTGCGGGCGCTTCCACTCCGGGGCCGCTGCCGCGCCGACCGCCGAGGCGCTGATGCGGTCGCGGTACTGCGCGTTCGTGAAGGGGGACGTCGCGTATCTGCTGCGGACGTGGCATCCGCGCACGCGGCCGGGACGGCTGGAGCTGGATCCGGGGATGCGGTGGACCGGGCTGGAGGTCCTGGGGGCGAGCGACGGATCCGCGTTCCACGCCACCGGCACCGTGGAGTTCCGGGCGTCCTACCGGGGCGGGTCCCTGCACGAGCTGAGCCGGTTCGAGCGGGTCGACGGGGCCTGGGTGTACGTCGACGGGGATTTTCCGGCGTAG
- a CDS encoding FadR/GntR family transcriptional regulator: protein MSATGRGLHGRVLDTLGPEITAGEYPPGSVLRTDELAQRFDVSRSVMREAVRVLESMYLVESRRRVGVTVRPKSEWNVYDPQVIRWRLAGADRPGQLRSLTVLRSAVEPVAAGLAARHATAEQCAELTECALGMVAHSRGHKLEGYLLHDVAFHRVVLVASGNEMFARLGDVVAEVLTGRTQHDVMFEDPDPAAVTLHVQVAEAIREGDAARAEELTREITVGALQELDVLAP from the coding sequence ATGAGCGCAACGGGCCGAGGGCTGCACGGCCGGGTACTGGACACCCTCGGCCCCGAGATCACGGCGGGTGAGTACCCGCCGGGCAGCGTCCTGCGCACCGACGAGCTCGCCCAGCGTTTCGACGTGTCGCGCTCCGTGATGCGCGAGGCGGTCCGCGTCCTGGAGTCCATGTACCTGGTCGAGTCCCGCCGCCGCGTCGGCGTGACGGTCCGCCCCAAGTCCGAGTGGAACGTCTACGACCCGCAGGTCATCCGCTGGCGTCTGGCCGGCGCCGACCGCCCCGGGCAGCTTCGGTCCCTCACGGTGCTGCGCTCGGCGGTCGAACCGGTCGCGGCCGGCCTCGCCGCCCGGCACGCCACGGCCGAGCAGTGCGCCGAACTCACCGAGTGCGCCCTCGGCATGGTCGCCCATTCACGCGGTCACAAGCTGGAGGGGTACCTCCTCCATGACGTCGCCTTCCACCGCGTCGTCCTGGTCGCCTCCGGCAATGAGATGTTCGCCCGCCTCGGCGACGTCGTCGCGGAGGTCCTGACCGGCCGCACCCAGCACGACGTGATGTTCGAGGACCCCGACCCGGCCGCCGTCACCCTGCACGTCCAGGTCGCCGAGGCGATCCGCGAGGGCGACGCCGCCAGGGCGGAGGAACTGACCCGCGAGATCACGGTCGGCGCCCTCCAGGAACTCGACGTCCTGGCGCCGTAG
- a CDS encoding cytochrome b/b6 domain-containing protein, whose product MTLRADTPPVTADVRRFTTLQRWTHRTTAALMGICVVTAACLYIPQLAELVGRRALVVTLHEWAGLALPVPVLAGLASRAFRADLGRLNRFGPHDRTWLRAALHRDKRRSSRPAAKFNAGQKLYAAWIAGATLVMLATGLMMWFTHLTPLLWRTSATFVHDWLALTIGIVLAGHIGMALADPESRRGMRTGRVSREWAAREHSLWRE is encoded by the coding sequence ATGACCCTACGAGCTGACACCCCGCCGGTCACGGCCGACGTACGCCGCTTCACCACGCTGCAGCGCTGGACCCACCGCACCACGGCCGCGCTGATGGGCATCTGCGTCGTCACCGCGGCCTGCCTCTACATCCCCCAGCTCGCCGAGCTCGTCGGCCGCCGTGCCCTGGTCGTCACCCTGCACGAGTGGGCCGGCCTCGCCCTGCCCGTCCCCGTCCTGGCCGGCCTCGCCTCCCGGGCCTTCCGTGCCGACCTCGGCCGCCTCAACCGCTTCGGCCCGCACGACCGCACCTGGCTGCGCGCCGCCCTGCACCGCGACAAACGCCGCTCGTCCCGCCCCGCGGCCAAGTTCAACGCCGGCCAGAAGCTCTACGCGGCCTGGATCGCCGGCGCCACGCTGGTCATGCTCGCCACCGGCCTGATGATGTGGTTCACCCACCTCACCCCCCTGCTCTGGCGCACCAGCGCCACCTTCGTCCACGACTGGCTGGCCCTCACCATCGGCATCGTCCTGGCAGGCCACATCGGCATGGCCCTGGCGGACCCGGAGTCCAGGAGGGGCATGCGCACGGGCAGGGTGAGCAGAGAGTGGGCAGCCCGGGAGCACTCCTTGTGGCGCGAGTAG